A genomic segment from Actinoplanes sichuanensis encodes:
- a CDS encoding glycosyltransferase 87 family protein: MKRKAMVIGLASITVGLVVLAVFRNSYFDSRVYHGAIVYWFRDGGMVYDFLRPGTPYGFTYPPFAGLVMSPMAVLPLLMVMILATLGTVITTGLLVWWLTGPEIQRRGWPVKFAFAIAFCLALSFEPVRETISFGQVNTLLLALVAGDMILGLDRGRKWAGVGIGLATAIKLTPGVFILYLLVTRRWRALGTAVGTATGVTLLAGALFPDESREFWTSALWDTNRVGVLHIVSNQSERGFLARLPIDTIESKVWLVCVLATLALWAWRVARAPEDVVGGLALTGIVGCLLSPVTWIHHWVWVIPALVRCLFLFDSNRARFALGAAAYVLMTSHITWLWEKPPIPPMELLGANVYVWFGLALLLWTPVGITRSSEVHAKVKIIA; this comes from the coding sequence ATGAAGCGAAAAGCGATGGTCATCGGCCTGGCGTCGATCACGGTGGGACTCGTCGTTCTCGCGGTGTTCCGTAACTCGTATTTCGACTCCCGGGTCTATCACGGGGCGATCGTCTACTGGTTCCGTGACGGCGGCATGGTCTATGACTTCCTGCGACCCGGTACACCGTACGGCTTCACCTATCCGCCCTTCGCCGGCCTGGTGATGTCCCCGATGGCGGTGCTGCCGCTGCTGATGGTGATGATCCTGGCCACCCTCGGCACCGTGATCACCACCGGTCTGCTGGTGTGGTGGCTGACCGGGCCGGAGATCCAGCGCCGCGGCTGGCCGGTCAAGTTCGCCTTCGCGATCGCTTTCTGCCTGGCGCTGTCCTTCGAGCCGGTCCGCGAGACGATCAGTTTCGGCCAGGTCAACACGCTGCTGCTGGCCCTGGTCGCCGGTGACATGATCCTCGGGCTGGACCGGGGCCGGAAATGGGCCGGCGTCGGCATCGGCCTGGCCACCGCGATCAAGCTCACTCCCGGCGTCTTCATCCTCTACCTGCTGGTCACCAGGCGCTGGCGGGCCCTGGGCACCGCGGTCGGCACCGCCACCGGTGTCACCCTGCTGGCCGGGGCGCTCTTCCCGGACGAGTCCCGGGAGTTCTGGACCTCGGCGCTGTGGGACACCAACCGGGTGGGCGTGCTGCACATCGTGTCCAACCAGTCCGAGCGCGGGTTCCTGGCCCGGCTGCCGATCGACACCATCGAGTCGAAGGTGTGGCTGGTGTGCGTGCTGGCGACCCTGGCGCTGTGGGCGTGGCGGGTGGCGCGGGCGCCGGAGGACGTGGTCGGTGGGCTGGCGCTGACCGGCATCGTGGGCTGCCTGCTCAGCCCGGTCACCTGGATCCACCACTGGGTGTGGGTGATCCCGGCACTGGTGCGCTGCCTGTTCCTGTTCGACTCGAACCGGGCGCGGTTCGCCCTCGGCGCGGCGGCGTATGTGCTGATGACCTCGCACATCACCTGGCTGTGGGAGAAACCCCCGATCCCGCCGATGGAGTTGCTCGGCGCCAACGTTTATGTCTGGTTCGGCCTGGCTCTGCTGCTCTGGACACCT
- a CDS encoding MarR family winged helix-turn-helix transcriptional regulator has product MSDPVHDPLALEQQVCFALSVAARSVVAIYRPLLEPMGLTHPQYLVMLALWQHSPLSVRRLSELLQLDPGTLSPLLKRLEAIGYLRRERDRSDERSLAITLTERGRALRADAERIPPAVVERLGMPIEELRRVHEALTRVIAAATG; this is encoded by the coding sequence ATGAGTGATCCGGTCCACGACCCCCTGGCGCTGGAGCAGCAGGTCTGCTTCGCGTTGTCGGTGGCCGCCCGCAGCGTCGTGGCGATCTACCGCCCCCTACTCGAGCCGATGGGCCTGACCCACCCGCAATATCTGGTGATGCTCGCCCTCTGGCAGCACTCCCCCCTGTCCGTGCGCCGCCTCAGCGAGCTGCTGCAACTCGACCCGGGCACACTCTCGCCGCTGCTCAAGCGTCTGGAGGCGATCGGCTACCTGCGCCGCGAGCGGGACCGGTCCGACGAGCGCAGCCTGGCCATCACCCTGACCGAGCGGGGCCGGGCGTTGCGGGCCGACGCCGAGAGGATCCCGCCCGCCGTGGTCGAGCGGCTCGGCATGCCGATCGAGGAGCTTCGCCGGGTGCACGAGGCGCTCACCCGGGTGATAGCCGCCGCGACCGGGTGA